The following proteins are co-located in the Methanobrevibacter thaueri genome:
- a CDS encoding ABC transporter substrate-binding protein, with product MDNKIIAIIIAIIVVAVGAFLIFGGGGEEVTIGYLPSDHDAALFVADAQGKYAENGIKTKLVQFNNGGDLMTAMASGDVDVGYVGITPVLSSIAKGVPVKVISAAQTEGSGIVVAKDSGISSVQDLAGKKIATPGEASIQHMLLTYYLEQNGMSIDDLKVSAMKVPSMNDALKTGKIDGMITFEPYVSIAEKNGAKVLTDSADILPNHPCCVVVASDKFIENHPNETQKILEIHKNATDFINSNPDEAAALLPKDIVSDVEVEKKAMAGFPFISGLDDSYKQDVMDFMDLEVDLGILKKPISQDKIFWEGS from the coding sequence ATGGATAATAAAATTATCGCAATTATTATAGCAATCATTGTGGTTGCTGTCGGTGCATTCCTAATATTTGGAGGTGGCGGTGAAGAGGTGACAATCGGTTACCTGCCATCTGACCACGATGCGGCACTTTTTGTTGCGGATGCACAAGGTAAATATGCAGAAAATGGAATTAAGACAAAGCTTGTCCAGTTCAACAATGGTGGGGACTTGATGACCGCCATGGCAAGCGGTGATGTTGACGTGGGTTATGTCGGAATTACTCCTGTATTGTCTTCAATAGCCAAGGGAGTTCCGGTCAAAGTGATTTCAGCAGCCCAGACCGAAGGGTCCGGAATTGTGGTTGCCAAGGATTCAGGAATATCTTCCGTTCAGGACTTGGCAGGCAAGAAAATAGCGACACCTGGTGAGGCCTCAATCCAGCACATGCTGCTCACATATTACCTGGAGCAAAACGGCATGTCAATTGATGACTTGAAAGTTTCAGCAATGAAGGTTCCTTCAATGAATGACGCACTTAAAACAGGTAAGATTGATGGTATGATCACTTTCGAACCATACGTGTCAATTGCCGAGAAGAACGGAGCTAAGGTTTTAACAGATTCAGCAGACATTTTGCCTAACCATCCATGCTGTGTTGTTGTAGCTTCCGACAAGTTCATTGAGAACCATCCTAATGAGACCCAAAAAATATTGGAAATCCACAAGAACGCAACCGACTTCATCAACAGCAATCCTGATGAGGCTGCAGCATTGCTTCCGAAAGACATTGTAAGTGATGTTGAGGTTGAGAAAAAGGCCATGGCTGGCTTCCCATTCATATCCGGTTTGGATGATTCATATAAACAGGATGTAATGGACTTCATGGATTTGGAAGTCGATTTGGGTATCTTGAAAAAACCTATTTCTCAAGATAAGATTTTCTGGGAAGGCAGTTAA
- a CDS encoding HesA/MoeB/ThiF family protein produces MPTRYIGDGYWEIASRQMSIVTRSEQERFKDAKITVIGCGGIGGETIEMLARMGIGELVLVDKDAFDLSNLNRQTMASIADLGLDKEAVAAEKVRLINPYVKVTTYNEHVDQSNIDKVIGDSDIVIDALDNVLTRVIVSRKAKEKGIPYIHGAIHGTLGQITVFLPNSDKTYEEMFNLPSLGKELNDETVEALKNVTSGVPPVIGPTPNLIGCLEAMEAYKIITGVGKVTVAPKILTFDLLDLGSFSLDEL; encoded by the coding sequence ATGCCAACAAGATACATAGGTGACGGATACTGGGAAATAGCTTCCCGTCAAATGAGTATAGTAACTAGAAGCGAACAGGAAAGATTTAAAGACGCAAAAATCACAGTTATTGGTTGTGGCGGAATCGGTGGAGAAACCATTGAAATGCTTGCAAGAATGGGAATCGGAGAATTGGTTCTTGTTGATAAGGACGCATTTGACCTGTCAAACTTGAATAGGCAGACCATGGCTTCAATAGCTGATTTGGGCCTTGATAAGGAAGCTGTCGCTGCTGAAAAGGTCAGACTTATAAATCCCTATGTAAAAGTAACCACATATAATGAGCATGTTGATCAAAGCAATATCGACAAGGTCATTGGAGATTCCGATATTGTCATTGACGCCCTTGACAATGTCCTGACAAGAGTCATCGTGTCAAGAAAAGCAAAGGAAAAGGGAATACCATACATCCACGGAGCAATACACGGAACCCTCGGCCAAATCACTGTATTCCTGCCTAACAGCGACAAGACATACGAGGAAATGTTCAACCTTCCTTCACTCGGCAAGGAACTGAATGATGAAACAGTTGAAGCATTGAAAAATGTCACATCAGGCGTTCCACCGGTCATAGGACCTACTCCAAACTTAATAGGTTGTCTTGAGGCAATGGAAGCCTATAAGATAATAACCGGAGTCGGCAAAGTCACCGTAGCTCCAAAAATATTGACATTTGACTTACTTGATTTAGGTTCATTCTCATTAGATGAACTCTAA
- a CDS encoding coenzyme F420-0:L-glutamate ligase — MRCVGTVVRGIRTPIIKENDDLATIVVDSLMAAKESEGFEFKDKDIVAITEAVVGISEGNYVTVDDVAQDLQNKFPSKNIGVVNPILSRNRFSIILKGIARGMDKITLLTSFPADEVGNGILDEDLLDKSEFNLASVISEDEYKEHFGTWIHPFTGINMIDFYRELIESEDCEVEFVFSNDIKTILDYNTDVLTCDIHTREKSTKTLKDLGANVYGLYQILTEPIGDSGHNPDFGLLGSNKATEEKLKLFPITGDKIVNEVQKRLIDITGKQIEVMVYGDGAFKDPVGKIWELADPVVSPAHTSGLVGYPNEIKLKYVSDNKFADLKGDELKEAIKEEIKNKDADLTGQMITEGTTPRVLTDLIGSLCDLTSGSGDKGTPVIFIQGYFDNLAND, encoded by the coding sequence ATGAGATGTGTTGGTACTGTAGTACGTGGAATAAGGACACCGATTATTAAAGAAAATGATGATTTGGCCACAATAGTTGTAGATTCATTGATGGCAGCAAAGGAAAGTGAAGGATTTGAATTCAAAGATAAGGATATCGTTGCAATCACCGAAGCAGTTGTAGGTATTTCAGAAGGAAACTATGTGACTGTTGATGATGTAGCACAAGACTTGCAGAACAAGTTCCCATCCAAAAACATTGGAGTGGTAAATCCTATCTTAAGCAGAAACAGATTTTCAATCATCTTGAAAGGTATTGCAAGAGGAATGGATAAAATCACATTATTGACCTCCTTCCCTGCAGACGAAGTTGGAAACGGAATTCTAGACGAAGACCTTTTAGACAAAAGCGAATTCAATCTGGCAAGCGTCATTTCCGAAGACGAATACAAGGAACATTTCGGCACATGGATACACCCTTTCACCGGAATTAACATGATTGACTTCTACCGTGAACTGATTGAAAGTGAAGACTGTGAAGTTGAGTTCGTATTCTCAAATGACATAAAGACAATCCTTGACTATAACACAGACGTATTGACCTGTGATATCCACACAAGAGAAAAGTCAACCAAGACTCTTAAAGACTTAGGTGCCAACGTTTACGGATTATACCAAATCTTAACTGAACCAATTGGAGATTCCGGCCACAACCCTGATTTCGGATTACTCGGTTCCAACAAAGCAACAGAAGAAAAATTAAAATTATTCCCAATAACAGGTGACAAAATAGTAAACGAAGTCCAAAAAAGATTAATCGACATTACAGGCAAGCAAATTGAAGTCATGGTTTACGGTGATGGAGCATTCAAGGATCCTGTTGGAAAGATTTGGGAATTGGCTGACCCTGTCGTTTCACCAGCACATACCAGTGGATTAGTGGGATATCCAAATGAAATTAAATTAAAATACGTTTCTGATAATAAGTTCGCTGATTTGAAAGGCGACGAATTAAAAGAAGCAATTAAAGAAGAAATCAAAAACAAAGATGCAGATTTAACTGGACAAATGATTACCGAAGGAACAACTCCTAGAGTATTGACCGACCTAATCGGTTCATTATGTGACCTGACCAGCGGTTCCGGAGATAAGGGAACACCAGTTATCTTCATTCAAGGATACTTCGATAATTTAGCTAACGACTAA
- a CDS encoding class I SAM-dependent methyltransferase, producing the protein MVAEKITQCMKPHGEEGFETISNMNENHKEISEFAFECVNVGNNDKILDIGCGGGVNIEKFLKLTKNNVDGLDYSEVSVKASIEQNRKAVENGRCNVIQADVSDMPIDDESYDLVSAFETIYFWPDIKNTFKEVSRIIKPDGQFMIAQGTDGNHPDDEKWLAEVEGMSVYTAPELEEYLLDAGFKSVESYVKENDYILVVIAQK; encoded by the coding sequence ATGGTAGCTGAAAAGATCACACAGTGCATGAAGCCTCACGGCGAGGAAGGCTTTGAAACCATTAGCAATATGAACGAAAACCACAAGGAGATTTCCGAATTTGCATTTGAATGCGTTAATGTGGGAAATAATGATAAAATCCTTGATATAGGCTGTGGCGGAGGAGTGAATATCGAGAAATTCTTGAAATTGACAAAAAACAATGTTGACGGATTGGATTATTCAGAAGTGTCTGTGAAGGCATCCATTGAACAGAACAGAAAAGCCGTGGAAAACGGAAGATGCAACGTTATCCAGGCGGATGTGAGCGACATGCCAATCGATGATGAGAGTTACGATTTGGTAAGTGCATTTGAAACCATTTACTTCTGGCCTGACATCAAAAATACATTCAAAGAAGTTTCAAGAATCATAAAGCCCGATGGACAGTTCATGATTGCACAGGGAACAGACGGCAATCATCCCGATGATGAAAAATGGCTGGCCGAGGTTGAGGGAATGAGCGTATACACCGCTCCTGAACTTGAAGAATATCTTCTTGATGCCGGTTTTAAAAGTGTTGAAAGTTACGTTAAGGAAAACGATTACATTTTAGTAGTTATTGCACAAAAATAA
- a CDS encoding MoaD/ThiS family protein yields MDFNLKYKQINEKRQLKENYTIKDLLDDLELSSQTTVAKQNGELTIEDSTINDGDEIQLVQIIYGG; encoded by the coding sequence ATGGATTTCAACTTAAAATACAAGCAAATCAATGAAAAAAGACAACTGAAAGAAAACTACACCATTAAGGACCTTCTGGATGACCTGGAATTGTCCTCCCAGACAACAGTTGCAAAGCAGAACGGTGAACTGACAATAGAGGACAGCACAATAAATGACGGTGATGAGATTCAATTGGTTCAGATAATATATGGTGGATAG
- a CDS encoding 7-cyano-7-deazaguanine synthase: protein MSIEEKINIVRDILKDKKVAIGFSGGADSTLIAYLASKVAEDTLAITIDNHLFPTGFIENAKKATKSFGIKHEIIDINFYDDEYFLSNDSKRCFTCRNLMYSEIKKLAIEKGFDFVCDGNNISDLVIDRPGILVTYAKEFETPLIEAKLTSKEIHEYLNENGIPYSRSTTCLATRIPTNTKTTNEKIERISHCEDYILFKTDCEIVKVRDNDELAIVEVDSLDEIFKDGKYNQINDELKEQGFGKIVLNLCEIDDDEDIAIDYGNLSFSYQLPFTINIEETGKQIKDKIINESENKIELENITINQNGLISGNNYETYEDALDAFMEILSKLRRNIR from the coding sequence ATGAGCATAGAAGAGAAAATCAATATTGTTAGAGATATCCTAAAAGATAAAAAGGTAGCGATTGGCTTTTCAGGAGGAGCAGATTCAACACTTATAGCCTATCTGGCCTCAAAAGTGGCTGAAGACACATTGGCAATAACAATAGACAATCATCTGTTCCCTACCGGCTTCATTGAAAATGCCAAAAAGGCTACAAAATCTTTTGGAATTAAACATGAGATAATCGACATCAACTTTTACGATGACGAGTATTTCCTGTCAAACGACTCAAAAAGATGCTTCACATGCCGCAACCTGATGTACAGTGAAATCAAAAAGCTTGCAATCGAAAAGGGTTTTGATTTCGTCTGCGACGGCAACAACATCAGCGATTTGGTCATAGACAGGCCAGGAATTCTTGTTACATATGCAAAGGAATTTGAAACACCTTTAATTGAAGCCAAGCTGACTTCAAAGGAGATTCATGAATATCTCAATGAGAACGGCATTCCATATTCCCGATCAACAACATGCCTTGCAACCAGAATTCCGACAAACACCAAAACCACAAATGAGAAAATCGAAAGGATAAGCCATTGTGAGGATTACATCCTATTCAAGACAGACTGTGAAATTGTCAAGGTCAGGGACAATGATGAACTTGCGATTGTTGAAGTGGACAGTTTGGATGAAATATTCAAAGATGGCAAATATAATCAAATCAATGATGAATTAAAAGAGCAGGGCTTTGGGAAAATCGTTTTAAACCTGTGCGAAATTGATGATGATGAGGACATAGCCATTGACTATGGGAACCTGTCATTTTCATATCAACTACCGTTCACGATAAACATTGAAGAGACAGGAAAGCAGATTAAAGACAAAATTATTAATGAAAGCGAAAACAAAATAGAACTAGAAAACATTACAATTAACCAAAACGGATTGATTAGTGGAAACAATTATGAAACTTATGAGGATGCATTAGATGCATTTATGGAAATCTTATCAAAATTAAGAAGAAATATTAGGTGA
- a CDS encoding class II glutamine amidotransferase, which produces MCEIFCFNSNTPKQINECLECFYNHSEDHPHGWGLATMKSNEFVIRKEPIKATCSQNLKDILSHPVVGKNVFAHIRLATVGEIISPNCHPFIEADDNNRSWMLIHNGTIFDYPELDKYADKENGDTDSERILLYIIDKINEFESSKGAPSTIKERFNLLTDIVEDLSKNNKLNLMVYDGDLTYIHSNMRNSLYYLKSDEGFLVASTPLNDDENWKEVELNKLFGLIDGNIIFESGEHENEFIFTDAHQKAIEEFLKTVHKDDIDD; this is translated from the coding sequence ATGTGTGAAATTTTTTGTTTTAATTCAAATACGCCAAAACAAATAAATGAATGTCTTGAATGTTTTTATAATCACTCTGAAGACCATCCCCATGGCTGGGGATTGGCAACTATGAAATCAAATGAATTTGTTATTAGAAAAGAACCTATAAAAGCAACATGCAGTCAGAATTTAAAAGACATATTGTCTCATCCTGTGGTTGGAAAAAACGTATTCGCTCACATCAGGTTAGCTACGGTAGGTGAAATAATATCTCCCAATTGCCACCCATTTATCGAAGCAGATGATAACAACAGGTCATGGATGTTAATACACAACGGAACCATTTTCGATTATCCGGAACTTGACAAGTACGCGGATAAGGAAAATGGAGACACTGATTCTGAGCGAATATTACTTTACATTATTGATAAGATTAATGAATTTGAAAGCTCAAAGGGAGCTCCCTCAACCATAAAGGAACGCTTTAACCTATTGACAGATATAGTTGAGGACCTGTCAAAAAACAATAAGCTGAACCTGATGGTATATGATGGGGACCTGACTTACATTCATTCTAACATGAGAAATTCTCTATACTACCTAAAAAGTGATGAAGGCTTTTTGGTGGCTTCAACTCCCTTGAATGATGATGAGAATTGGAAGGAAGTTGAATTGAACAAATTATTCGGTTTAATCGATGGCAATATAATTTTTGAAAGTGGGGAACATGAAAACGAGTTCATTTTTACAGATGCTCACCAAAAGGCCATTGAGGAATTTTTAAAAACAGTCCATAAGGATGATATTGATGATTAA